The Pseudomonas aeruginosa genome includes the window AGTTGCCCTGGTTCTCCAGTTCCACCTGGATCTGCTCCTGGTCGATCGGTACGTACTTGCGGATCACTTCCAGCAGGTCTTTCTGCAACTGGGGCAGATAATCCGGCTGTGCGCGCTGGCCACGTTCGTGGGCAACGATGATCTGCAGTCGTTCTTTCGCGATGGAAGCGCTGTTCTGCGATTTCCGACTGCGAAAGAAGTCTAAAAGGCTCATTCACGTCCTCCGAACAGTCTTTGCAGGAATCCTTTCTTCTGCACATCGAGGAATCGATGCGGTATTTCCTTGCCGAGCAGGCGGTCGACCGCATCGCTGTACGCCTGGCCGGCGTCGCTCTGCTCGTCGAGGATCACCGGCACGCCCTGGTTCGACGCCTTGAGCACGGCCTGGGATTCCGGGATCACCCCGAGCAGGCGGATGGCGAGGATCTCCTCGACATCGTCGACGCCGAGCATCTCGCCCTTGGTGACGCGCTCCGGGTTGTAGCGGGTCAGCAGCAGGTGTTCCTTGATCGGCTCCTCGCCTTTCTCGGCGCGCTGCGACTTGCTTGCCAGCAGGCCGAGCATGCGGTCGGAGTCGCGTACCGAGGAAACCTCGGGGTTGGTCACGACGATCGCTTCGTCGGCGAAGTACATGGCCAGGTGGGCGCCTTTCTCGATGCCCGCCGGGGAGTCGCAGATGATGTATTCGAAATCCTTGCGCAGTTCGGCCATGACTTTCTCGACGCCTTCCTTGGTCAGGGCGTCCTTGTCGCGGGTCTGGCTGGCGGCCAGGACATGCAGGTTTTCGAGGCGCTTGTCCTTGATCAGGGCCTGGGTGAGGGTGGCCTCGCCGTTGACGACGTTGACGAAGTCGTACACCACGCGGCGTTCGCAGCCCATGATAAGGTCGAGGTTACGCAGGCCGACGTCGAAGTCGACGATGACGG containing:
- the minE gene encoding cell division topological specificity factor MinE, with the protein product MSLLDFFRSRKSQNSASIAKERLQIIVAHERGQRAQPDYLPQLQKDLLEVIRKYVPIDQEQIQVELENQGNCSILELNITLPDR
- the minD gene encoding septum site-determining protein MinD, with the translated sequence MAKILVVTSGKGGVGKTTTSAAIGTGLALRGFKTVIVDFDVGLRNLDLIMGCERRVVYDFVNVVNGEATLTQALIKDKRLENLHVLAASQTRDKDALTKEGVEKVMAELRKDFEYIICDSPAGIEKGAHLAMYFADEAIVVTNPEVSSVRDSDRMLGLLASKSQRAEKGEEPIKEHLLLTRYNPERVTKGEMLGVDDVEEILAIRLLGVIPESQAVLKASNQGVPVILDEQSDAGQAYSDAVDRLLGKEIPHRFLDVQKKGFLQRLFGGRE